In one Lachnospiraceae bacterium GAM79 genomic region, the following are encoded:
- a CDS encoding metal-dependent transcriptional regulator, translating to MPHDGKRKKAVVQQLESVLILQKKLGMVRSVDVARYMEVSKPSVCYAVGTLREGGFLTTDENHYIHLTDLGRDVAEKIYERHCFFTYQLIAVGVNPQTAEVDACRMEHAVSDESFQKLKEHAMRGIAAQKIDNTFDNFPVKK from the coding sequence CTGCCGCACGACGGCAAAAGAAAAAAAGCCGTCGTACAGCAGCTAGAATCCGTGCTTATACTTCAAAAGAAACTCGGTATGGTGCGTTCCGTGGATGTTGCCCGGTACATGGAAGTTTCAAAACCCAGCGTATGTTACGCAGTAGGAACTTTACGAGAGGGCGGTTTTTTGACAACAGACGAAAACCATTATATACACCTGACCGACCTTGGCCGGGATGTGGCCGAAAAAATTTACGAACGCCATTGCTTTTTTACTTATCAACTTATAGCCGTTGGAGTTAATCCACAAACTGCAGAAGTGGATGCTTGTCGCATGGAACATGCAGTCAGTGATGAAAGTTTTCAAAAACTGAAAGAGCATGCGATGAGAGGGATTGCTGCACAAAAAATTGACAATACATTTGATAATTTTCCTGTGAAGAAATAG